One window of the Camelina sativa cultivar DH55 chromosome 1, Cs, whole genome shotgun sequence genome contains the following:
- the LOC104705458 gene encoding putative F-box protein At3g17620, with translation MLSDLPRDVAEDVLNRLPITSIRAVRFVCKNWNALSKDESFTKKHLAQAKAEPGAREFMAVIVINYRVYLMSVNLHGIHNNVDPSINHLGKLVSLTDSDLLDISVVYHCDGLLLCITEDGTRFVVWNPYCGQTLWYEPISRRNWGNYAIGYENSKSCHSYKVLVFSESCGYVRYELYYINSKSPSHMTIPITIFADWDIEFYARGVSLKGNTYWFAQEYCVGDDGTEKGYQAILIAFDFTKETFGPRLSLPFHSIMEDTVTLSSVRDEQLAVLFQEEDI, from the coding sequence ATGCTGTCCGATCTTCCAAGGGATGTGGCAGAGGATGTGCTCAATAGGCTTCCAATTACATCTATTAGAGCAGTGCGATTTGTATGCAAAAATTGGAACGCTTTATCCAAAGATGAGAGTTTTACAAAGAAGCATCTTGCTCAGGCCAAAGCAGAACCAGGAGCAAGGGAGTTTATGGCGGTAATAGTGATTAATTATCGGGTTTATTTGATGAGTGTCAACCTCCATGGAATCCACAACAACGTTGACCCTTCAATAAATCATCTAGGTAAACTCGTTAGCCTAACCGATTCAGATTTACTCGATATATCTGTAGTCTATCACTGCGATGGTTTATTGTTATGCATCACGGAAGACGGCACTAGGTTTGTTGTTTGGAATCCTTACTGCGGCCAAACCCTGTGGTACGAGCCAATAAGCAGAAGAAATTGGGGAAATTATGCTATAGGATACGAGAATAGCAAATCATGCCACAGCTACAAAGTTTTGGTATTTAGTGAATCTTGTGGATACGTTCGGTATGAATTGTACTACATCAACTCTAAATCACCTAGTCACATGACTATCCCGATTACTATCTTTGCAGACTGGGATATAGAGTTTTATGCACGTGGCGTGTCTCTCAAGGGAAACACTTATTGGTTTGCTCAAGAATATTGTGTAGGAGACGACGGAACAGAAAAAGGGTACCAAGCTATTTTAATCgcttttgattttacaaaagagaCATTTGGACCGCGTCTAAGTCTACCGTTTCACTCAATTATGGAAGATACTGTGACTCTATCTAGTGTTAGAGATGAGCAACTTGCAGTGTTATTTCAGGAAGAGGACATTTAG
- the LOC104783811 gene encoding nucleolin 2-like isoform X2: protein MKKVPSVPKKAEADSSSSDDGSSSDEVEAAPPALMTKPLKKGKRDAEKDLDIQVSKKQKKYLIATVHKEKAAKKIPKKVETCSSNSSDSEEEQKTKKTTKKVTAKEPPSKLKDESSSEEDDDSSSDEEPAPAKKQPEALKKDKVESSSSDDDSSSDKETAPVKKQTSKALKNSKVESSSSEDDSSSDEEPAPAKKQPVKKDSSSEDDSSSDEETAPVKKVLPSVTKKAKADSSSSDDGSSSDEEPAPAKKQPAGVEKPKAESGSSEDETSSDEEPAPAKKQPVKKVSSSEDESSSDEETAPVKNVMANSSSSDDGSSSDEEPSPAKKQPTVVEKPKAESGSSENESSSDEESSPVKLQPAVLKNAKAVSSSSEKESSSDKEPTSTKKQPTVVKNVKPAAKDSSSSEEHSDDKESNDEKPPTKKAKVSSTKTSKQESSSEESDEEESKDEKVTRKKKDSDIEMVNAEQKSNAKQPKKQGGSKTLFAYNLSFRINRSDIEDFFKEAGEVVDVRIASREDGTLKGFGHVEFASADAAHKALQLNGKSLLGRIVYLDLACERVVYNTPRRSNAGDNYQSGGIRGGIRGQRIFVKGFYSSLDETEIRRALRTHFSTCGEVAWISIPTDRETGAIKGIAFIDLKDGFTKALQLNGSEIRGWKIVVQEARPRGETGDGSDGRFSANHV from the exons ATGAAGAAGGTACCATCAGTTCCTAAAAAGGCCGAGGCAGACAGCAGTTCATCTGATGATGGATCTTCATCTGACGAG GTTGAAGCCGCACCACCTGCTTTAATGACAAAGCCACTCAAGAAAg gtaaGAGAGATGCGGAAAAGGATTTGGACATCCAAGTTtcgaagaagcagaagaaataCTTGATTGCTACTGTTCATAAGGAGAAAGCTGCGAAGAAGATACCAAAGAAGGTAGAAACTTGCAGTTCTAACTCATCTGATTCTGAGGAAGAGCAGAAG ACTAAGAAGACTACTAAGAAAGTCACTGCGAAGGAACCTCCATCTAAGCTGAAGGATGAATCTTCTTCcgaagaggatgatgattcTTCTTCGGATGAG GAACCTGCCCCTGCGAAGAAGCAACCTGAAGCTCTTAAGAAAGACAAGGTAGAGAGCAGCTCATCGGACGATGATTCTTCTTCAGACAAG GAAACCGCCCCTGTGAAGAAGCAAACATCAAAAGCTCTTAAGAATTCAAAGGTCGAGAGCAGCTCATCAGaggatgattcttcttcagaCGAG GAACCTGCCCCTGCAAAGAAGCAACCTGTTAAGAAAGACAGCTCATCCGaggatgattcttcttcagatGAG gAAACTGCCCCTGTGAAGAAGGTATTACCGTCAGTTACTAAGAAGGCCAAGGCAGACAGCAGTTCATCTGATGATGGATCTTCATCTGACGAG GAACCTGCCCCTGCAAAGAAGCAACCAGCAGGTGTTGAAAAACCCAAGGCAGAAAGCGGATCATCTGAGGACGAAACATCTTCAGACGAG GAACCTGCCCCTGCAAAGAAGCAACCTGTTAAGAAAGTCAGCTCATCCGAGGATGAATCTTCTTCAGATGAG GAAACTGCCCCAGTTAAGAATGTCATGGCAAACAGTAGTTCATCTGATGATGGATCTTCATCTGACGAA GAACCCTCCCCTGCAAAGAAGCAACCAACAGTTGTTGAAAAGCCCAAGGCAGAAAGCGGCTCCTCTGAGAACGAATCTTCTTCAGACGAG GAATCTTCCCCTGTGAAGCTGCAACCTGCAGTCCTTAAGAATGCCAAAGCAGTGAGCAGTTCATCAGAAAAAGAATCTTCTTCGGACAAG GAACCCACATCTACCAAGAAGCAGCCAACAGTTGTCAAGAATGTCAAACCAGCTGCAAAAGACTCATCATCCTCAGAGGAACATTCTGACGATAAG GAAAGCAATGATGAAAAACCTCCTACGAAGAAG GCTAAAGTTTCATCAACAAAAACTTCTAAACAAGAAAGCTCTAGTGAGGAATCTGATGAGGAGGAGAGTAAAGATGAAAAAGTGACCCGAAAGAAAAAG GATTCTGATATTGAAATGGTGAATGCAGAgcagaaatcaaatgcaaaacag CCAAAGAAGCAAGGAGGATCAAAGACGCTTTTTGCTTATAATCTTTCCTTCAGAATTAATAGATCTGACAT AGAGGATTTCTTCAAAGAAGCTGGTGAAGTTGTCGATGTTAGAATTGCTTCACGTGAAGATGGTACTTTAAAGGGATTTGGGCATGTTGAATTTGCTTCTGCAGATGCAGCTCATAAG GCATTGCAACTGAACGGTAAATCATTACTAGGCCGTATAGTTTATCTTGATCTTGCTTGCGAGAGGGTTGTATACAATACTCCACGAAGAAG CAATGCTGGTGACAACTACCAGAGTGGCGGCATAAGAGGAGGAATCCGGGGTCAAAGGATTTTTGTTAAAGGATTTTATTCTTCTCTTGACGAAACTGAA ATCAGGCGTGCCTTGAGAACTCATTTTAGTACTTGTGGAGAAGTGGCATGGATTTCTATTCCAACAGATCGTGAGACTGGTGCTATCAAggg GATTGCTTTCATAGATTTGAAGGATGGATTTACAAAGGCGTTGCAACTGAATGGAAGTGAAATTAGAGGATGGAAAATTGTGGTGCAAGAGGCTAGACCGAGAGGAGAGACTGGTGATGGTAGTGATGGTCGTTTCTCAGCAAACCATGTTTGA
- the LOC104783788 gene encoding putative F-box protein At3g17620, which translates to MLSDLPRDLAEDVFIRLPMTSMRAVRSVCKKWNTLSKGRSFTKKHLAQAKAAVRRELLAVMVINYRVYLMSVNLQGIHNNIEPSINHLGKLVSLTESDRVDISVVYHCDGLLLCITRNIPRFTVWNPYCGQTRLFETIRRPKPRYAIGYENSKSFRSYKVLRFCEPSRGYVRYELYYINSKSPSDDYPDYYLSRLGYTVLCTWRVVEGKHLLVCSRKLCRRRRNRNREEDTLHLEIWITTKIEPEAVSWGKKVFLAVNMKPLDDYAFDVTSGSFFVDEEKKVAVVFDIDRGTGMVTGMDCFAYIIGKDGYFKKVDLRDPSEDCSFPLMCSYVPSLVQIERPARGGKRKRDGGNKYKKQIIEYL; encoded by the exons ATGCTGTCTGATCTTCCAAGGGATTTGGCAGAGGATGTGTTCATTAGGCTTCCAATGACATCTATGAGAGCTGTGCGATCTGTTTGCAAAAAGTGGAACACTTTATCCAAAGGTCGGAGCTTTACAAAGAAGCACCTTGCTCAAGCTAAAGCAGCAGTAAGAAGAGAGCTTTTGGCGGTAATGGTGATTAATTATCGGGTTTATTTGATGAGTGTCAACCTCCAGGGAATTCACAACAACATTGAACCATCAATAAACCATCTAGGTAAACTCGTTAGCCTAACGGAATCAGATCGAGTAGATATATCTGTTGTGTATCACTGCGACGGTTTATTGTTATGCATCACCAGAAACATCCCTAGGTTCACTGTTTGGAATCCGTATTGCGGCCAAACCCGGTTGTTCGAAACAATACGCAGACCTAAGCCTAGATATGCTATAGGATACGAGAATAGCAAATCATTCCGCAGCTACAAAGTATTGAGATTCTGTGAACCTTCTCGCGGATACGTTCGGTATGAATTGTACTACATCAACTCTAAATCACCTAGTGATGACTATCCCGATTACTATCTTTCCAGATTGGGATATACAGTTTTATGCACGTGGCGTGTCGTTGAAGGGAAACACTTATTGGTTTGCTCAAGAAAATTGTGTAGGAGACGACGGAACAGAAACAGG GAAGAGGATACGTTACATTTAGAGATATGGATTACGACTAAGATTGAGCCCGAAGCGGTGTCATGGGGCAAGAAGGTCTTCTTAGCTGTGAATATGAAACCACTCGATGATTATGCATTTGATGTTACATCAGGGAGTTTCTTtgttgacgaggagaagaaagttgcCGTAGTTTTTGATATTGACAGAGGTACGGGGATGGTCACGGGGATGGACTGCTTCGCTTATATCATTGGAAAGGATGGATATTTCAAAAAAGTGGATCTCAGAGACCCTTCAGAAGATTGTTCTTTCCCACTGatgtgctcttatgttccaagtttagtgcaaaTTGAACGACCTGCACGAGGTGGCAAAAGGAAAAGAGACGGgggaaacaaatataaaaaacagaTTATCGAGTACCtctag
- the LOC104783811 gene encoding nucleolin 2-like isoform X1 → MKKVPSVPKKAEADSSSSDDGSSSDEVEAAPPALMTKPLKKGKRDAEKDLDIQVSKKQKKYLIATVHKEKAAKKIPKKVETCSSNSSDSEEEQKTKKTTKKVTAKEPPSKLKDESSSEEDDDSSSDEEPAPAKKQPEALKKDKVESSSSDDDSSSDKETAPVKKQTSKALKNSKVESSSSEDDSSSDEEPAPAKKQPVKKDSSSEDDSSSDEETAPVKKVLPSVTKKAKADSSSSDDGSSSDEEPAPAKKQPAGVEKPKAESGSSEDETSSDEESAPVKKQPEPLKKDKAESSSSEVDSSSDGEPAPAKKQPVKKVSSSEDESSSDEETAPVKNVMANSSSSDDGSSSDEEPSPAKKQPTVVEKPKAESGSSENESSSDEESSPVKLQPAVLKNAKAVSSSSEKESSSDKEPTSTKKQPTVVKNVKPAAKDSSSSEEHSDDKESNDEKPPTKKAKVSSTKTSKQESSSEESDEEESKDEKVTRKKKDSDIEMVNAEQKSNAKQPKKQGGSKTLFAYNLSFRINRSDIEDFFKEAGEVVDVRIASREDGTLKGFGHVEFASADAAHKALQLNGKSLLGRIVYLDLACERVVYNTPRRSNAGDNYQSGGIRGGIRGQRIFVKGFYSSLDETEIRRALRTHFSTCGEVAWISIPTDRETGAIKGIAFIDLKDGFTKALQLNGSEIRGWKIVVQEARPRGETGDGSDGRFSANHV, encoded by the exons ATGAAGAAGGTACCATCAGTTCCTAAAAAGGCCGAGGCAGACAGCAGTTCATCTGATGATGGATCTTCATCTGACGAG GTTGAAGCCGCACCACCTGCTTTAATGACAAAGCCACTCAAGAAAg gtaaGAGAGATGCGGAAAAGGATTTGGACATCCAAGTTtcgaagaagcagaagaaataCTTGATTGCTACTGTTCATAAGGAGAAAGCTGCGAAGAAGATACCAAAGAAGGTAGAAACTTGCAGTTCTAACTCATCTGATTCTGAGGAAGAGCAGAAG ACTAAGAAGACTACTAAGAAAGTCACTGCGAAGGAACCTCCATCTAAGCTGAAGGATGAATCTTCTTCcgaagaggatgatgattcTTCTTCGGATGAG GAACCTGCCCCTGCGAAGAAGCAACCTGAAGCTCTTAAGAAAGACAAGGTAGAGAGCAGCTCATCGGACGATGATTCTTCTTCAGACAAG GAAACCGCCCCTGTGAAGAAGCAAACATCAAAAGCTCTTAAGAATTCAAAGGTCGAGAGCAGCTCATCAGaggatgattcttcttcagaCGAG GAACCTGCCCCTGCAAAGAAGCAACCTGTTAAGAAAGACAGCTCATCCGaggatgattcttcttcagatGAG gAAACTGCCCCTGTGAAGAAGGTATTACCGTCAGTTACTAAGAAGGCCAAGGCAGACAGCAGTTCATCTGATGATGGATCTTCATCTGACGAG GAACCTGCCCCTGCAAAGAAGCAACCAGCAGGTGTTGAAAAACCCAAGGCAGAAAGCGGATCATCTGAGGACGAAACATCTTCAGACGAG GAATCTGCCCCTGTGAAGAAGCAACCAGAACCTCTTAAGAAAGACAAGGCAGAGAGCAGCTCATCAGAGGTTGATTCTTCTTCAGACGGG GAACCTGCCCCTGCAAAGAAGCAACCTGTTAAGAAAGTCAGCTCATCCGAGGATGAATCTTCTTCAGATGAG GAAACTGCCCCAGTTAAGAATGTCATGGCAAACAGTAGTTCATCTGATGATGGATCTTCATCTGACGAA GAACCCTCCCCTGCAAAGAAGCAACCAACAGTTGTTGAAAAGCCCAAGGCAGAAAGCGGCTCCTCTGAGAACGAATCTTCTTCAGACGAG GAATCTTCCCCTGTGAAGCTGCAACCTGCAGTCCTTAAGAATGCCAAAGCAGTGAGCAGTTCATCAGAAAAAGAATCTTCTTCGGACAAG GAACCCACATCTACCAAGAAGCAGCCAACAGTTGTCAAGAATGTCAAACCAGCTGCAAAAGACTCATCATCCTCAGAGGAACATTCTGACGATAAG GAAAGCAATGATGAAAAACCTCCTACGAAGAAG GCTAAAGTTTCATCAACAAAAACTTCTAAACAAGAAAGCTCTAGTGAGGAATCTGATGAGGAGGAGAGTAAAGATGAAAAAGTGACCCGAAAGAAAAAG GATTCTGATATTGAAATGGTGAATGCAGAgcagaaatcaaatgcaaaacag CCAAAGAAGCAAGGAGGATCAAAGACGCTTTTTGCTTATAATCTTTCCTTCAGAATTAATAGATCTGACAT AGAGGATTTCTTCAAAGAAGCTGGTGAAGTTGTCGATGTTAGAATTGCTTCACGTGAAGATGGTACTTTAAAGGGATTTGGGCATGTTGAATTTGCTTCTGCAGATGCAGCTCATAAG GCATTGCAACTGAACGGTAAATCATTACTAGGCCGTATAGTTTATCTTGATCTTGCTTGCGAGAGGGTTGTATACAATACTCCACGAAGAAG CAATGCTGGTGACAACTACCAGAGTGGCGGCATAAGAGGAGGAATCCGGGGTCAAAGGATTTTTGTTAAAGGATTTTATTCTTCTCTTGACGAAACTGAA ATCAGGCGTGCCTTGAGAACTCATTTTAGTACTTGTGGAGAAGTGGCATGGATTTCTATTCCAACAGATCGTGAGACTGGTGCTATCAAggg GATTGCTTTCATAGATTTGAAGGATGGATTTACAAAGGCGTTGCAACTGAATGGAAGTGAAATTAGAGGATGGAAAATTGTGGTGCAAGAGGCTAGACCGAGAGGAGAGACTGGTGATGGTAGTGATGGTCGTTTCTCAGCAAACCATGTTTGA
- the LOC104783811 gene encoding nucleolin 2-like isoform X4, giving the protein MKKVPSVPKKAEADSSSSDDGSSSDEVEAAPPALMTKPLKKGKRDAEKDLDIQVSKKQKKYLIATVHKEKAAKKIPKKVETCSSNSSDSEEEQKTKKTTKKVTAKEPPSKLKDESSSEEDDDSSSDEEPAPAKKQPEALKKDKVESSSSDDDSSSDKETAPVKKQTSKALKNSKVESSSSEDDSSSDEEPAPAKKQPAGVEKPKAESGSSEDETSSDEESAPVKKQPEPLKKDKAESSSSEVDSSSDGEPAPAKKQPVKKVSSSEDESSSDEETAPVKNVMANSSSSDDGSSSDEEPSPAKKQPTVVEKPKAESGSSENESSSDEESSPVKLQPAVLKNAKAVSSSSEKESSSDKEPTSTKKQPTVVKNVKPAAKDSSSSEEHSDDKESNDEKPPTKKAKVSSTKTSKQESSSEESDEEESKDEKVTRKKKDSDIEMVNAEQKSNAKQPKKQGGSKTLFAYNLSFRINRSDIEDFFKEAGEVVDVRIASREDGTLKGFGHVEFASADAAHKALQLNGKSLLGRIVYLDLACERVVYNTPRRSNAGDNYQSGGIRGGIRGQRIFVKGFYSSLDETEIRRALRTHFSTCGEVAWISIPTDRETGAIKGIAFIDLKDGFTKALQLNGSEIRGWKIVVQEARPRGETGDGSDGRFSANHV; this is encoded by the exons ATGAAGAAGGTACCATCAGTTCCTAAAAAGGCCGAGGCAGACAGCAGTTCATCTGATGATGGATCTTCATCTGACGAG GTTGAAGCCGCACCACCTGCTTTAATGACAAAGCCACTCAAGAAAg gtaaGAGAGATGCGGAAAAGGATTTGGACATCCAAGTTtcgaagaagcagaagaaataCTTGATTGCTACTGTTCATAAGGAGAAAGCTGCGAAGAAGATACCAAAGAAGGTAGAAACTTGCAGTTCTAACTCATCTGATTCTGAGGAAGAGCAGAAG ACTAAGAAGACTACTAAGAAAGTCACTGCGAAGGAACCTCCATCTAAGCTGAAGGATGAATCTTCTTCcgaagaggatgatgattcTTCTTCGGATGAG GAACCTGCCCCTGCGAAGAAGCAACCTGAAGCTCTTAAGAAAGACAAGGTAGAGAGCAGCTCATCGGACGATGATTCTTCTTCAGACAAG GAAACCGCCCCTGTGAAGAAGCAAACATCAAAAGCTCTTAAGAATTCAAAGGTCGAGAGCAGCTCATCAGaggatgattcttcttcagaCGAG GAACCTGCCCCTGCAAAGAAGCAACCAGCAGGTGTTGAAAAACCCAAGGCAGAAAGCGGATCATCTGAGGACGAAACATCTTCAGACGAG GAATCTGCCCCTGTGAAGAAGCAACCAGAACCTCTTAAGAAAGACAAGGCAGAGAGCAGCTCATCAGAGGTTGATTCTTCTTCAGACGGG GAACCTGCCCCTGCAAAGAAGCAACCTGTTAAGAAAGTCAGCTCATCCGAGGATGAATCTTCTTCAGATGAG GAAACTGCCCCAGTTAAGAATGTCATGGCAAACAGTAGTTCATCTGATGATGGATCTTCATCTGACGAA GAACCCTCCCCTGCAAAGAAGCAACCAACAGTTGTTGAAAAGCCCAAGGCAGAAAGCGGCTCCTCTGAGAACGAATCTTCTTCAGACGAG GAATCTTCCCCTGTGAAGCTGCAACCTGCAGTCCTTAAGAATGCCAAAGCAGTGAGCAGTTCATCAGAAAAAGAATCTTCTTCGGACAAG GAACCCACATCTACCAAGAAGCAGCCAACAGTTGTCAAGAATGTCAAACCAGCTGCAAAAGACTCATCATCCTCAGAGGAACATTCTGACGATAAG GAAAGCAATGATGAAAAACCTCCTACGAAGAAG GCTAAAGTTTCATCAACAAAAACTTCTAAACAAGAAAGCTCTAGTGAGGAATCTGATGAGGAGGAGAGTAAAGATGAAAAAGTGACCCGAAAGAAAAAG GATTCTGATATTGAAATGGTGAATGCAGAgcagaaatcaaatgcaaaacag CCAAAGAAGCAAGGAGGATCAAAGACGCTTTTTGCTTATAATCTTTCCTTCAGAATTAATAGATCTGACAT AGAGGATTTCTTCAAAGAAGCTGGTGAAGTTGTCGATGTTAGAATTGCTTCACGTGAAGATGGTACTTTAAAGGGATTTGGGCATGTTGAATTTGCTTCTGCAGATGCAGCTCATAAG GCATTGCAACTGAACGGTAAATCATTACTAGGCCGTATAGTTTATCTTGATCTTGCTTGCGAGAGGGTTGTATACAATACTCCACGAAGAAG CAATGCTGGTGACAACTACCAGAGTGGCGGCATAAGAGGAGGAATCCGGGGTCAAAGGATTTTTGTTAAAGGATTTTATTCTTCTCTTGACGAAACTGAA ATCAGGCGTGCCTTGAGAACTCATTTTAGTACTTGTGGAGAAGTGGCATGGATTTCTATTCCAACAGATCGTGAGACTGGTGCTATCAAggg GATTGCTTTCATAGATTTGAAGGATGGATTTACAAAGGCGTTGCAACTGAATGGAAGTGAAATTAGAGGATGGAAAATTGTGGTGCAAGAGGCTAGACCGAGAGGAGAGACTGGTGATGGTAGTGATGGTCGTTTCTCAGCAAACCATGTTTGA
- the LOC104783811 gene encoding nucleolin 2-like isoform X3 yields the protein MKKVPSVPKKAEADSSSSDDGSSSDEVEAAPPALMTKPLKKGKRDAEKDLDIQVSKKQKKYLIATVHKEKAAKKIPKKVETCSSNSSDSEEEQKTKKTTKKVTAKEPPSKLKDESSSEEDDDSSSDEEPAPAKKQPEALKKDKVESSSSDDDSSSDKETAPVKKQTSKALKNSKVESSSSEDDSSSDEEPAPAKKQPVKKDSSSEDDSSSDEEPAPAKKQPAGVEKPKAESGSSEDETSSDEESAPVKKQPEPLKKDKAESSSSEVDSSSDGEPAPAKKQPVKKVSSSEDESSSDEETAPVKNVMANSSSSDDGSSSDEEPSPAKKQPTVVEKPKAESGSSENESSSDEESSPVKLQPAVLKNAKAVSSSSEKESSSDKEPTSTKKQPTVVKNVKPAAKDSSSSEEHSDDKESNDEKPPTKKAKVSSTKTSKQESSSEESDEEESKDEKVTRKKKDSDIEMVNAEQKSNAKQPKKQGGSKTLFAYNLSFRINRSDIEDFFKEAGEVVDVRIASREDGTLKGFGHVEFASADAAHKALQLNGKSLLGRIVYLDLACERVVYNTPRRSNAGDNYQSGGIRGGIRGQRIFVKGFYSSLDETEIRRALRTHFSTCGEVAWISIPTDRETGAIKGIAFIDLKDGFTKALQLNGSEIRGWKIVVQEARPRGETGDGSDGRFSANHV from the exons ATGAAGAAGGTACCATCAGTTCCTAAAAAGGCCGAGGCAGACAGCAGTTCATCTGATGATGGATCTTCATCTGACGAG GTTGAAGCCGCACCACCTGCTTTAATGACAAAGCCACTCAAGAAAg gtaaGAGAGATGCGGAAAAGGATTTGGACATCCAAGTTtcgaagaagcagaagaaataCTTGATTGCTACTGTTCATAAGGAGAAAGCTGCGAAGAAGATACCAAAGAAGGTAGAAACTTGCAGTTCTAACTCATCTGATTCTGAGGAAGAGCAGAAG ACTAAGAAGACTACTAAGAAAGTCACTGCGAAGGAACCTCCATCTAAGCTGAAGGATGAATCTTCTTCcgaagaggatgatgattcTTCTTCGGATGAG GAACCTGCCCCTGCGAAGAAGCAACCTGAAGCTCTTAAGAAAGACAAGGTAGAGAGCAGCTCATCGGACGATGATTCTTCTTCAGACAAG GAAACCGCCCCTGTGAAGAAGCAAACATCAAAAGCTCTTAAGAATTCAAAGGTCGAGAGCAGCTCATCAGaggatgattcttcttcagaCGAG GAACCTGCCCCTGCAAAGAAGCAACCTGTTAAGAAAGACAGCTCATCCGaggatgattcttcttcagatGAG GAACCTGCCCCTGCAAAGAAGCAACCAGCAGGTGTTGAAAAACCCAAGGCAGAAAGCGGATCATCTGAGGACGAAACATCTTCAGACGAG GAATCTGCCCCTGTGAAGAAGCAACCAGAACCTCTTAAGAAAGACAAGGCAGAGAGCAGCTCATCAGAGGTTGATTCTTCTTCAGACGGG GAACCTGCCCCTGCAAAGAAGCAACCTGTTAAGAAAGTCAGCTCATCCGAGGATGAATCTTCTTCAGATGAG GAAACTGCCCCAGTTAAGAATGTCATGGCAAACAGTAGTTCATCTGATGATGGATCTTCATCTGACGAA GAACCCTCCCCTGCAAAGAAGCAACCAACAGTTGTTGAAAAGCCCAAGGCAGAAAGCGGCTCCTCTGAGAACGAATCTTCTTCAGACGAG GAATCTTCCCCTGTGAAGCTGCAACCTGCAGTCCTTAAGAATGCCAAAGCAGTGAGCAGTTCATCAGAAAAAGAATCTTCTTCGGACAAG GAACCCACATCTACCAAGAAGCAGCCAACAGTTGTCAAGAATGTCAAACCAGCTGCAAAAGACTCATCATCCTCAGAGGAACATTCTGACGATAAG GAAAGCAATGATGAAAAACCTCCTACGAAGAAG GCTAAAGTTTCATCAACAAAAACTTCTAAACAAGAAAGCTCTAGTGAGGAATCTGATGAGGAGGAGAGTAAAGATGAAAAAGTGACCCGAAAGAAAAAG GATTCTGATATTGAAATGGTGAATGCAGAgcagaaatcaaatgcaaaacag CCAAAGAAGCAAGGAGGATCAAAGACGCTTTTTGCTTATAATCTTTCCTTCAGAATTAATAGATCTGACAT AGAGGATTTCTTCAAAGAAGCTGGTGAAGTTGTCGATGTTAGAATTGCTTCACGTGAAGATGGTACTTTAAAGGGATTTGGGCATGTTGAATTTGCTTCTGCAGATGCAGCTCATAAG GCATTGCAACTGAACGGTAAATCATTACTAGGCCGTATAGTTTATCTTGATCTTGCTTGCGAGAGGGTTGTATACAATACTCCACGAAGAAG CAATGCTGGTGACAACTACCAGAGTGGCGGCATAAGAGGAGGAATCCGGGGTCAAAGGATTTTTGTTAAAGGATTTTATTCTTCTCTTGACGAAACTGAA ATCAGGCGTGCCTTGAGAACTCATTTTAGTACTTGTGGAGAAGTGGCATGGATTTCTATTCCAACAGATCGTGAGACTGGTGCTATCAAggg GATTGCTTTCATAGATTTGAAGGATGGATTTACAAAGGCGTTGCAACTGAATGGAAGTGAAATTAGAGGATGGAAAATTGTGGTGCAAGAGGCTAGACCGAGAGGAGAGACTGGTGATGGTAGTGATGGTCGTTTCTCAGCAAACCATGTTTGA
- the LOC104783800 gene encoding nucleolin 2-like produces the protein MVNAEQKSNAKQPKKQGGSKTLFAYNLSFRINRSDIEDFFKEAGEVVDVRIASREDGTLKGFGHVEFASADAAHKALQLNG, from the exons ATGGTGAATGCAGAgcagaaatcaaatgcaaaacag CCAAAGAAGCAAGGAGGATCAAAGACGCTTTTTGCTTATAATCTTTCCTTCAGAATTAATAGATCTGACAT AGAGGATTTCTTCAAAGAAGCTGGTGAAGTTGTCGATGTTAGAATTGCTTCACGTGAAGATGGTACTTTAAAGGGATTTGGGCATGTTGAATTTGCTTCTGCAGATGCAGCTCATAAG GCATTGCAACTGAACG GCTAA